The genomic stretch TTAAACGCACATTAATTCAACATAATTATATTGTTGATTGGGCGCAAGATGGAGAAGAAGCATTAAGCTTTTTAGAGATTGGTTCTCAAATTTATACTTTAGGAATTTTTGATTGGTTACTTCCAAAAATATTAGGAATCGATTTAATTAAACAATTAAGAAAACAAAATAATCCATTGCCTATTTTAATTTTAACAGCAAAAGATAGCGAAGAAGACAAAGTAATTGGATTAGATACAGGAGCAGACGATTATTTAGTAAAGCCATTTGGTATGGCAGAATTATTAGCAAGATTACGCGCTTTACAACGTCGCTCTCCTCAAATAGCTCCCCAACAATTAAAATTAGGAAATATTACCTTAGATTACGGAAAATATGCTATTTTTTATCAAGATATTCAAGGAAATAATCAGTTAATTGAGTTAACCAATAAGGAATTTCAGCTATTAGAATATTTTATGCAGCATCCCAATCAAATTGTCACCCGCGATCAACTTCTTTCTCAACTATGGGAATGGGGAAATGAACCCATGAGTAATGTTGTAGCTGCTCAAATTCGTCTATTACGGCACAAATTAGCTCCCTATGGTGGTGATAATTGGATCAAGACTGTCTATGGGTTAGGCTACCAATTTGTTGTTAATCATTAATCTGAAAACTTCTCAATTAATAAGAGTATTTATGAAACAAAAACAACCGTCTTTTCTCTTATTTAAAAAAGCACGATGGCGTTTAGCAAGTTGGTATGGTGCTGTCATTAGTATTGTCTTGGGGATTCTGGGAATTGGTGTTTATGAAGCTATTATTCACGCGCATCAAATTACTGTTGAAAAAGAATTAAAAACCGTTGCTGGAACTTTACATGATAGTCTAGAAACCATTCTCAATACACCTGGTAAACTAGAAGATAAGATCATGCAATTTTTACCTAATTTATGTCCTGTTAATACTACCTGTCTCTCTCAAAATAATATTTATAATTATCGTCTAGGAGCAATTGAAAAAGGTCAATATTATTTATATATTTTTGATCTTTCTGGTAACTTAATCGCCTTAAGTAAACAAAATATTAAAGGCTTAGATATTAAGAAACATCAAAAGCAACAAGAAATATTAAAAGATACTCAAGGTATACGTTACTTACAAATATCTTATATGCTACATAATAAAAAAGGAGAAAATTGGGGATATATTCAAGTTATCAGAAGTCTTGAAGATTTTGATAATTATCTCAATAGTGTTGCTCTAATTTTATTATTAGGATTACCTTTAGCTGTTATTTTAATTGGGCTTTCTGCTTGGATATTAACAGGTTTAGCTATTAAGCCTGTTTATCAATCCTATTGTCAAATTCAACAATTTACGGCAGATGCTGCCCATGAATTAAGAACACCTTTAGCAGCGATTCTTGCCACCATAGAATCTACTTTAATGCTCTCGACCTGGACAGAAGAAGATGCAAAAGAGACTTTACAAAGCTTGAAGCGACAAACTGAAAGATTATCTGCTTTAGTGGCAGATTTATTAATGTTATCCCGTTTAGATTGGCAGTTAACCTCTAATGCAGTTAGCACAATTAAATATGAAAAAATTTGTCTTAATTATCTCATTAATGATGTCATAGAAGAATTAGCTTTTTTAGCAATATCATTACAAATTTTTCTACAATCAGAAATTAGGGTTAATCATCGAATAGAAATTCTCGGTGATCCAGAAAAAATTTATCGTTTATTATTTAATTTAGTTGTTAATGCAATTCAATATACTCCCCCTAAAGGTGAGGTAAAAATTATTTTAGAAGAAAAGAATAAATTAGCAATAATTAAAGTAAAAGATACCGGAATAGGAATAAATTCACCAGAATCAAAACACATTTTTGAGCGTTTTTATCGCATTGATAAAGGTCGTTCTAGAAAAGACGGTGGTTCAGGTTTAGGGTTATCTATTGCACAAGCGATCGCTCAAGCTCATCATGGTACTATTGAAGTGAAAAGTGAAGTAGAAAAAGGAAGCCTCTTTATCGTTCAGTTACCGATAAATTTCTGAAAAAGTGTTGACATTAAATAACCTTCAAAACTTGGGCTTAGTTACTATTATAGTTTGTGGAACAGGCTTCTAGCCCGTCCCCATTTTCGGTTCTACCGAACTTAGTAGGATGTAAAACGATTACAAATTACAGGCTTAACCCGATCGGGTTAAGCTATAGGAACTAAGCCTGGCTACCCAGGCTTAAAATTAGGCTGTGTAGACAGCCTTTGTGTTTATAGAATAAGGCTTTAGCCTGTATTAATTTATTAATTTTACATGGCAAGTTCGGTAGAACCCCATTTTCTTTTATCAAATTGGTTGAACCATCAAAATCACACAGGAACGGGCCTGAACCTCATAAATTTGGGTTTTCACCTGATAAGCAGCATCTAATTCGCAAAATGTCTCTGATAAGGGTAAAGCCGTATCAATAACACGATACCAAGACTCTCCATGGCCTAAGACGGGTAACTCAAACTCCAAAGGTTTCCAATAAGAATTTAACATCACGTGCAAATGTTCATCCGCATCAGGATGACGTAAACTAAAGGCTAAACAACGGGAATAATCAGACCAGTCAGGCTTTCCTAATTCGGTTCCGTGCCAACTAATATAGGGATGATGGAGACTGGCATAGGTAACTTCTAGTCGTTCTTCTTGGCGAAACAGTTGTAACCCTTGTATAAAGTGAATCAGTCGCCGCACAAAACACCATAAATCAAATTGTCGATCAACTTCCTCCCAATCAAACCAATTTAATTCATTATCCTGACAATAAACGTTATTATTGCCTTTTCGAGTATGACGAACTTCGTCTCCCATTAAAATCATGGGAGTTCCTTGAGAAATAAACAAAATTGTTAAGAAATTTTTAATCTGTTGCAACCTTAAGGCTTCAATTTTAGGATCATCGGTTTCTCCTTCTATTCCACAATTCCAGCTATAGTTATCATTGGCCCCATCTCGGCTATTTTCTTTGTTAGCTTCATTATGTTTTTCGTTGTAGGAAACTAGATCATTGAGGCTAAACCCATCATGACAGGTAATAAAATTAATACTACGATTAACATCGGTATCGATGCGGTGGTAAATGTCGGGACTGCCCAAAATACGGGCCGCCAAACAGGGAACCATACCCGCATCCCCTTTGATAAAACGACGCACATCATCCCGAAAAGGGCCATTCCACTCGGCAAACCAGTCCGCTAATTCGACAAATCTTCCTACATCATACAGTCCGGCCGCATCCCAAGCTTCTGCAATTAATTTAGTTCCTGCTAAAGCAGGGTCTGATTCAATAGACCATAAAATATCAGGAGTATGAGTTTGACGGTTTTCTAGGGGGTTTCCTTTAGCATCTCTGGTTAAAACGGAGGCTAAGTCAAAGCGAAAACCATCCACGTGCATTTCTGTCACCCAATAACGTAAACAGTCTAAAATTAACCGTCCGACAATGGGATGATTCCCTCGAAAAGTATTACCGCAACCGCTATAGTTTTTATAGTGAATTAGATCGGGTTCTAAAATATAGTAGGTTTCATTATCTATTCCTCGAAAACATAGGGTTGCCCCCCGTTCATCACCTTCAGCAGTATGATTAAATACTACATCTAAAATAACTTCAATTCCAGCTTTATGTAAAGCTTTCACCATGTCCCGAAATTCATTTATGGGACCTAAAACACTTTTATCGGAACTATAACTACGATGAGGAGTAAAAAAATTAATGGTACTGTAACCCCAATAATTTGTTAACCCTGGCATGGCATCTTCAGGATCAAAATAATGAACGGGTAATAATTCAACTGCCGTAATCCCTAAATTTTTTAGATAGGGAATTTTTTCAATTAATCCGGCAAAAGTTCCCCTTTTTTCGGGGGATAGTCCAGAATTAGGATTACGGGTAAACCCTCCCACGTGCATTTCATAAATGACACTTTCAGAGTAGTGTAATCTTAAAGGGCGATCGCCTTCCCAGTCATAATTACTATTATCAATGACTACATTTCTTAAAGCTTGGGCGCAATTATCTCCTGGTTGTCTGGCTGCATTTCTATTATAAATTGATGAGCCAACAATAGCTTTACCATAAGGATCTAATAAGACTTTATTCTTATCAAAACGATGGCCTTTTTCCGGGGTATAGGGGCCATCAACTCGATAAGCATAGACTTGTCCTGCTTGAAGTTCAGGAATAAAAATATGCCAATAATAATGGGTACGATTAAGTTGAGGGTCTAAGGGAATGGTATCAATAGGTTGAGGGGCATTAGGTTGGTCAAATAAGAGTAATTCTACTGCAGTGGCGTGTTTAGAAAACAAACAGAAATTAACCCCATTGTGTTCAACGGTAGCACCAAGGGGGTGACTTTCGCCAGGTAAAGTTTTTAATAGCATGGTGCAATCTTATAATTTAGGAGTTGCTTACGCTTAATTAGTTTACTCTTAGTTTAGGTTTAAACTGGGTTTTATTTAGCATATTTTTATTAATTAATAGTCTAGAATATAATCTCATCAAGAAAAGTTTAAGTAGGGGTCAACGGCCGTTGACCCCTACACAGACAAGGTTTCACCGGTCATAAATGTCCTAACCTTAATGGGTAGTGCTATAAATTCTGGCGATTTTTACCAATATGTTAGATAAAACCGCCCCTACAACCTCTAATTTATTTAATTTAACTCTTGAAATTAATAATACTTTACAAAAAGCGACAAGAAAATCTGATTAAGGATACAATAAGACTAATCAACTATTATAAGTTACCTAATATATGGAATGGAATTCAGAAATCGTAGAAAATAAGATTAGTATTCAATTTAAAAATAGTGAGTTACTTTTTTTAGCTTTAACTCATAGTTCTTATGCTCAACAAATTAATACACCGGAAAAAGATAATGAACGATTAGAGTTTTTAGGAGATAAGATTCTCAATTTAGTCATTGTTGATTATCTTTATCATCACTTTCCTTATTTACCCATGACAAAATTTACAGCTTTACGGGATAAATTAATGGAAGGAGAGAGATTAACACAAGTTTGGTTTAAATTAGGATTAGGAGAAGGTTATCCCTTTATTGCTTTAACAGAAGAACGGCATCGTCTGAAAGTAAAACGCAATAATCCTTTTGAAAAAGCCTTAAAAGCTATTATTGGGGCTATTCATTTAGATCGAGGGTTTTCTCAGAGTTATAATTGGGTCAATAAACAGTTAATGGCTTCTTTATTGGGCCGTCATCAACAAGATGCAAAAGAACGTTTTTCTCCTGATAAACAATTACAATTATTAGGGGATACTCTGTTAAAAGCAATTATGATCGATTATTTATATCGACTACTTCCTTATGTTAATCCTACTCGGTTAACTAAATTATCCAAAGAGTTTATTAGTAAGGAAAAACAAACCAAGTATCTCTCAGGAATTGAAATTGATCCGAAGGTAATTACTCCTGAGAATGAAAAAGTTATCAAAAAATCATTTCCGGCGTTGTTAGGGGCAATGTATTTAAGTTTTGAAACACA from Aphanothece sacrum FPU1 encodes the following:
- a CDS encoding ribonuclease III domain-containing protein, which translates into the protein MEWNSEIVENKISIQFKNSELLFLALTHSSYAQQINTPEKDNERLEFLGDKILNLVIVDYLYHHFPYLPMTKFTALRDKLMEGERLTQVWFKLGLGEGYPFIALTEERHRLKVKRNNPFEKALKAIIGAIHLDRGFSQSYNWVNKQLMASLLGRHQQDAKERFSPDKQLQLLGDTLLKAIMIDYLYRLLPYVNPTRLTKLSKEFISKEKQTKYLSGIEIDPKVITPENEKVIKKSFPALLGAMYLSFETQNSKTRFAKSSDWLIKKVIDEDDVLREAIALLLKEEVPQKWIIKEVLGYDSKDYDAGRERFHKLMEKL
- the glgX gene encoding glycogen debranching protein GlgX, which produces MLLKTLPGESHPLGATVEHNGVNFCLFSKHATAVELLLFDQPNAPQPIDTIPLDPQLNRTHYYWHIFIPELQAGQVYAYRVDGPYTPEKGHRFDKNKVLLDPYGKAIVGSSIYNRNAARQPGDNCAQALRNVVIDNSNYDWEGDRPLRLHYSESVIYEMHVGGFTRNPNSGLSPEKRGTFAGLIEKIPYLKNLGITAVELLPVHYFDPEDAMPGLTNYWGYSTINFFTPHRSYSSDKSVLGPINEFRDMVKALHKAGIEVILDVVFNHTAEGDERGATLCFRGIDNETYYILEPDLIHYKNYSGCGNTFRGNHPIVGRLILDCLRYWVTEMHVDGFRFDLASVLTRDAKGNPLENRQTHTPDILWSIESDPALAGTKLIAEAWDAAGLYDVGRFVELADWFAEWNGPFRDDVRRFIKGDAGMVPCLAARILGSPDIYHRIDTDVNRSINFITCHDGFSLNDLVSYNEKHNEANKENSRDGANDNYSWNCGIEGETDDPKIEALRLQQIKNFLTILFISQGTPMILMGDEVRHTRKGNNNVYCQDNELNWFDWEEVDRQFDLWCFVRRLIHFIQGLQLFRQEERLEVTYASLHHPYISWHGTELGKPDWSDYSRCLAFSLRHPDADEHLHVMLNSYWKPLEFELPVLGHGESWYRVIDTALPLSETFCELDAAYQVKTQIYEVQARSCVILMVQPI
- the rppB gene encoding two-component system sensor histidine kinase RppB, producing the protein MKQKQPSFLLFKKARWRLASWYGAVISIVLGILGIGVYEAIIHAHQITVEKELKTVAGTLHDSLETILNTPGKLEDKIMQFLPNLCPVNTTCLSQNNIYNYRLGAIEKGQYYLYIFDLSGNLIALSKQNIKGLDIKKHQKQQEILKDTQGIRYLQISYMLHNKKGENWGYIQVIRSLEDFDNYLNSVALILLLGLPLAVILIGLSAWILTGLAIKPVYQSYCQIQQFTADAAHELRTPLAAILATIESTLMLSTWTEEDAKETLQSLKRQTERLSALVADLLMLSRLDWQLTSNAVSTIKYEKICLNYLINDVIEELAFLAISLQIFLQSEIRVNHRIEILGDPEKIYRLLFNLVVNAIQYTPPKGEVKIILEEKNKLAIIKVKDTGIGINSPESKHIFERFYRIDKGRSRKDGGSGLGLSIAQAIAQAHHGTIEVKSEVEKGSLFIVQLPINF
- the rppA gene encoding two-component system response regulator RppA, which translates into the protein MRILLVEDEPDLGKAIKRTLIQHNYIVDWAQDGEEALSFLEIGSQIYTLGIFDWLLPKILGIDLIKQLRKQNNPLPILILTAKDSEEDKVIGLDTGADDYLVKPFGMAELLARLRALQRRSPQIAPQQLKLGNITLDYGKYAIFYQDIQGNNQLIELTNKEFQLLEYFMQHPNQIVTRDQLLSQLWEWGNEPMSNVVAAQIRLLRHKLAPYGGDNWIKTVYGLGYQFVVNH